From the genome of Gemmatimonas phototrophica, one region includes:
- a CDS encoding Lrp/AsnC family transcriptional regulator, whose product MDTLDTQLISLLRANARIPISTLATQLKVSRGTVQNRIDKLLEERILLGFTVRTTPEAASHRIRAITMVRTEGDADQVLRTLRGYPEVRALHTTNGRWDIVAELATDTLQEFDEVLRQIGKVRGVANTETSLLLSTHKL is encoded by the coding sequence ATGGACACCCTCGACACCCAGCTCATTTCGCTGCTTCGCGCCAACGCCCGCATACCGATTTCCACTCTCGCCACGCAGCTCAAAGTGTCGCGCGGGACGGTGCAGAACCGCATCGACAAGCTGCTTGAGGAGCGCATCCTGCTGGGGTTCACCGTGCGCACCACGCCGGAAGCAGCGTCCCATCGCATTCGGGCCATCACGATGGTGCGCACGGAAGGAGACGCCGATCAGGTGCTGCGCACGTTGCGCGGCTACCCCGAGGTGCGCGCCCTGCACACCACCAACGGGCGCTGGGACATTGTCGCCGAACTCGCAACGGACACCCTGCAGGAGTTCGACGAAGTCCTCCGGCAGATCGGCAAGGTGCGCGGTGTCGCCAATACCGAAACCAGTCTGCTGCTGTCGACGCACAAGCTCTAA
- the rocD gene encoding ornithine--oxo-acid transaminase: MATATMSPTTDFIAREDAWGAHNYHPLDLVIAEAKGAWVTDVEGNRYLDCLSAYSAVNQGHCHPRLLRTLVEQASRVTLTSRAFRNDQLGGFCEDLAQLCGMEMVLPMNTGAEAVETAIKAARRWGYRTKGIPDGQAQIIAFENNFHGRTTTIVGFSSEPAYRAQFGPFAPGFVLVPFGDLDAVRRAMNANTCAVLIEPIQCEAGVLMPPDGFLPALSALCAEQQVLLMADEIQTGLGRTGTLFACDHEGVTPDVYILGKALSGGFYPVSAVVSRREVLEVFGPGSHGSTFGGNPLGCAVAREAMRVLHDEALVERSATEGAWLLEQLRTLRHPAIKAVRGRGLMCAIELHEAARPYCEALQTRGVLCKETHSTVIRLSPPLVVAHDDLVWAVEQLRAVFDEQDR; the protein is encoded by the coding sequence ATGGCCACCGCTACGATGTCTCCCACCACGGATTTCATTGCACGCGAGGACGCGTGGGGCGCGCACAACTATCACCCGCTGGACCTTGTGATTGCCGAGGCCAAGGGGGCGTGGGTCACCGATGTGGAAGGGAATCGCTACCTCGATTGTCTCAGCGCCTACAGCGCGGTGAATCAGGGGCACTGCCATCCGCGGCTGTTGCGCACGCTCGTTGAACAGGCATCGCGTGTGACGCTCACCTCGCGTGCCTTCCGCAACGATCAGCTGGGCGGGTTCTGCGAGGACCTGGCACAGTTGTGTGGCATGGAGATGGTGCTCCCCATGAACACCGGCGCGGAAGCGGTGGAAACCGCCATCAAGGCCGCCCGTCGCTGGGGGTATCGCACCAAGGGCATTCCCGACGGCCAGGCGCAAATCATTGCCTTCGAGAACAACTTCCACGGGCGCACGACCACCATTGTGGGGTTCTCCAGTGAGCCGGCCTATCGGGCGCAGTTCGGGCCGTTCGCGCCGGGGTTCGTGCTGGTTCCGTTTGGTGATCTGGACGCGGTACGACGCGCGATGAACGCCAATACCTGCGCGGTGCTCATTGAGCCCATTCAATGCGAAGCGGGCGTGCTCATGCCGCCCGATGGCTTTCTGCCGGCACTCTCCGCACTGTGCGCCGAGCAGCAGGTGCTGCTCATGGCAGACGAAATCCAGACGGGACTCGGGCGCACGGGCACGCTCTTCGCCTGCGATCACGAGGGCGTTACCCCCGACGTCTATATCCTTGGCAAGGCGCTCAGCGGCGGCTTCTATCCCGTGTCGGCCGTGGTGTCGCGGCGCGAGGTGCTGGAGGTATTCGGCCCGGGGTCACATGGCAGCACGTTTGGTGGCAATCCACTCGGCTGCGCGGTGGCGCGAGAGGCCATGCGCGTGTTGCACGACGAGGCGCTGGTGGAACGCAGTGCTACCGAAGGGGCGTGGTTGCTGGAGCAGCTGCGAACGCTGCGTCATCCGGCCATCAAGGCGGTGCGTGGGCGAGGACTCATGTGTGCCATTGAACTGCACGAAGCGGCGCGCCCCTACTGTGAAGCGCTGCAGACACGCGGCGTCTTGTGCAAGGAGACGCACAGCACGGTGATACGCCTGTCACCACCGCTGGTGGTGGCGCACGACGATCTGGTGTGGGCGGTGGAGCAGCTGCGGGCGGTGTTCGACGAACAAGACCGTTAA
- the rocF gene encoding arginase yields the protein MMTSALSRPPHSGTVQLIGVPLDLGASRRGVDMGPSAMRVSSLVRQLERLGIVVQDTGNVTVPDRSALDDSPTAFLDAITGVCANLAQRTAAAVRSGVRPLVLGGDHSLAAGSVAGTATALHERGQRTGLIWLDAHADINTPVTSLSGNVHGMPVAHLLGYGHAPLAGLSAASPAVLPEHLVYVGLRDLDDAEKAFIRELKITAFTMRDIDERGLRAVMNDAVRIATTGTGGVHLSCDADWIDPQEAPGVGTPVRGGATLREAHLAMEIIHDTGALVAMDLVEINPILDSRNATAELAAELIASAFGRHIL from the coding sequence ATGATGACTTCAGCCCTTAGTCGACCGCCGCACTCAGGCACGGTCCAGCTCATTGGGGTACCCCTCGACCTTGGCGCCAGTCGCCGCGGCGTCGACATGGGCCCCTCGGCGATGCGGGTCTCCAGCCTCGTGCGGCAGTTGGAGCGTTTGGGCATCGTGGTCCAGGACACGGGCAATGTGACCGTGCCCGACCGAAGCGCGCTGGACGACAGCCCCACCGCCTTTCTCGACGCCATTACCGGCGTCTGCGCAAACCTGGCCCAGCGAACGGCCGCCGCCGTTCGCAGTGGCGTGCGCCCGCTGGTCTTGGGGGGCGATCACTCGCTGGCCGCCGGCTCCGTCGCGGGCACGGCCACGGCACTGCACGAGCGCGGCCAGCGCACGGGACTCATCTGGCTCGACGCCCACGCCGACATCAACACACCGGTCACGAGCCTCAGTGGCAACGTGCACGGCATGCCGGTGGCGCACCTGCTGGGCTATGGCCATGCACCGCTGGCCGGTCTCAGTGCCGCTTCGCCGGCAGTGCTGCCCGAGCATCTGGTCTACGTGGGGCTGCGCGATCTTGACGACGCCGAAAAGGCATTCATACGCGAGCTCAAAATCACGGCCTTCACCATGCGCGACATCGATGAGCGCGGGCTGCGCGCCGTGATGAACGACGCCGTACGCATCGCCACCACCGGCACCGGTGGGGTGCACCTCTCCTGCGACGCCGACTGGATTGATCCGCAGGAAGCCCCCGGTGTGGGAACGCCGGTGCGCGGCGGCGCCACACTGCGCGAGGCGCATCTCGCCATGGAAATCATTCACGACACCGGCGCCCTGGTGGCGATGGATCTCGTGGAGATCAACCCGATTCTCGACTCCCGCAACGCGACGGCAGAACTCGCGGCGGAACTCATTGCCAGCGCCTTCGGGCGACACATTCTCTAG